One region of Wyeomyia smithii strain HCP4-BCI-WySm-NY-G18 chromosome 3, ASM2978416v1, whole genome shotgun sequence genomic DNA includes:
- the LOC129731710 gene encoding uncharacterized protein LOC129731710, with protein MNKSQLMVQSKEFFRKRTLDFSDKYRNLTKFTTDVEHFLEEFDMVVEHRSVYRRNYQRHLQEIESNLILLLSKFNQIDREKTKNQLFKELFCCGTLFEDYDELREHYFRYHYTPRLVHPNIVELESGHGKLEHFRNRLQEYLDYGTEHSAVLLVNMKKLLKNIRRTILNDELARSNKVEKPDYLIYRWREYRPKQ; from the exons ATGAACAAAAGTCAGCTGATGGTGCAGTCTAAGGAATTCTTTCGGAAACGAACTCTGGACTTCAGTGATAAATATCGCAAT CTGACAAAGTTTACAACTGATGTGGAACATTTCCTGGAGGAGTTCGATATGGTGGTGGAGCACAGAAGCGTCTATCGACGCAACTATCAGCGTCACCTGCAGGAAATCGAAAGTAACTTGATATTGTTACTTAGTAAGTTTAACCAAATTGATCGTGAGAAAACAAAGAATCAACTGTTTAAAGAATTGTTCTGCTGTGGG ACTCTCTTCGAAGATTACGATGAACTCCGAGAGCATTATTTTCGATACCATTACACACCACGACTAGTGCACCCAAATATAGTGGAG CTTGAATCGGGTCATGGAAAGCTGGAGCACTTTCGAAATCGTTTGCAAGAGTACCTGGATTACGGGACAGAGCATTCTGCGGTGTTGCTGGTCAACATGAAGAAATTATTAAAGAATATACGCCGAACTATACTTAACGATGAATTAGCCAGAAGCAACAAGGTGGAAAAACCAGATTATCTTATCTACAGATGGAGAGAATATCGACCGAAACAATAG
- the LOC129731939 gene encoding uncharacterized protein LOC129731939 — protein sequence MILEDTVKYLRSAKTPEDVANWKLVYNFIVETKYFLEHYDSIVETWDLCDKEFLMLLWQLEELLTELLYKYTTVSTEYLRPVSLPTVEIKCCNILFEKSSQLFRHYYTVHHTPARLNDVRYCEMKAGLLKLDFYRRSVKYYLEFGNWADHVLCLYLKRIYKKLNHTLDPFRES from the exons ATGATCTTGGAAGACACAGTAAAATACTTGCGAAGCGCAAAAACTCCCGAGGATGTTGCCAACTGGAAACTG GTGTACAACTTCATTGTGGAAACAAAGTATTTTCTTGAGCACTACGACAGCATCGTCGAAACATGGGATCTATGCGATAAGGAATTTCTAATGCTGCTTTGGCAGCTAGAAGAATTACTGACGGAGTTATTGTACAAATATACCACAGTTTCAACGGAGTATCTGCGCCCGGTATCACTTCCCACGGTTGAGATCAAATGCTGCAAT ATTTTGTTCGAAAAATCATCCCAACTGTTCCGCCATTACTACACAGTACATCATACTCCAGCCCGATTGAATGATGTGCGCTACTGTGAG ATGAAAGCGGGTCTTTTGAAGCTGGATTTCTACCGTCGCAGCGTGAAGTATTACCTCGAATTTGGCAACTGGGCCGATCACGTGCTGTGTCTGTATCTTAAGCGcatatacaaaaaactaaatcacACTCTTGATCCGTTTCGTGAAtcgtaa
- the LOC129731938 gene encoding COMM domain-containing protein 4 — MKFRFCGDGDCPDWVLAEIHSNLAVLSSHQLQTAAECATKCFLGEEVPEDDVRTIFGISKGTMDTPKAAFACIRFLLVSASRFNTESSVFGTELQQLGLPKEHTIVMCRVLDDYLTQIRARLCQSSLTINELEAVTSSTPENTIDCIQLQIGIKNEIINGVPQRTTHAVNINRSDIPILLKEMKRIRSLMEEYDYDGKNSDGK; from the exons ATG aaatttcgCTTCTGTGGCGATGGCGACTGCCCGGATTGGGTACTGGCTGAGATCCATTCCAATTTGGCAGTACTGAGTTCACATCAATTGCAGACGGCGGCTGAATGTGCTACCAAATGCTTTTTGGGGGAGGAAGTACCA GAAGACGACGTTCGTACAATTTTTGGTATATCAAAGGGCACGATGGACACTCCAAAGGCTGCATTTGCGTGTATCCGATTTCTGCTGGTAAGTGCTTCTCGCTTCAACACCGAAAGTTCAGTATTTGGTACTGAATTGCAGCAGTTAGGATTACCAAAGGAGCATACTATCGTTATGTGTCGAGTGCTAGACGACTATCTCACTCAGATCCGAGCTAGACTATGTCAGTCTAGCTTGACAATCAATGAGCTGGAAGCAGTCACGAGTAGCACACCGGAAAATACGATTGATTGCATTCAACTTCAAATCGGAATTAAAAATGAAATCATCAACGGAGTTCCTCAACGAACCACCCACGCTGTTAACATCAATCGTAGTGACATTCCAATATTATTAAAAGAGATGAAAAGGATTAGGAGTTTAATGGAAGAGTATGACTATGACGGAAAAAATAGTGATGGTAAATAA
- the LOC129730719 gene encoding uncharacterized protein LOC129730719: MVAKPKVFIRIDYRKRALEKYQNLAKFATDLEHFLEEFDSIVGKQRVPPQRYHRLFNDIGETVKKLLAKYESISQYSCWNQKYEELFCCSQLFVDFDEFREHYLKCHYTPRIVDDKVIQLQSARTKLEIMRVLLEEYLRVGSEYTAVIDVNLRKLLAKVSRTYGLVDESE, from the exons ATggttgcaaaaccgaaagttttCATCAGAATTGACTACCGGAAACGGGCActagaaaaatatcaaaat CTTGCTAAATTCGCAACCGATCTGGAACACTTCTTGGAGGAATTTGACAGTATAGTGGGTAAACAGCGGGTTCCTCCTCAACGTTATCACCGCTTGTTCAACGATATCGGAgagactgttaaaaaattgctgGCCAAGTATGAATCCATTAGCCAGTACAGTTGCTGGAATCAGAAATACGAAGAACTATTCTGCTGCTCG CAGTTGTTCGTTGATTTTGACGAATTTAGAGAACACTATTTGAAGTGTCACTACACACCGCGTATAGTGGATGATAAAGTCATACAG TTACAATCGGCACGAACTAAGCTAGAAATTATGCGAGTTTTGTTGGAGGAATATTTGAGAGTTGGGTCTGAATACACAGCCGTCATAGATGTCAATTTGAGGAAACTATTAGCAAAAGTAAGTCGAACTTATGGACTAGTGGACGAATCCGAATAA
- the LOC129731937 gene encoding leucokinins-like: MAIVLHLALSLLAAVTECSCVQLDSSDYRLNDILDGCEWITKRNVVYDMLLNRYRSYAIHNFFQLDDICAVYEWNKNLKNAGTSEQNGSDESKEKLTEGDPHSQEQTAEITSPEDHIDEKINSSCGRSAKETYLCLSNILEDPVLDAMILDNLELICDPRHSSHSHIKKRNSKYVSKQKFHSWGGKRQVSNVVVPWNGKQPESPPFFSWAGKRQDGTVFFPWGGKRSISNGRIQRQPKVVIRNPFHAWGGKRNQHTETRL, from the exons ATGGCAATCGTGTTACATCTGGCCCTATCGCTATTAGCGGCAGTTACCGAATGTAGCTGTGTACAACTAGACTCAAGTGATTACAGGCTGAACGATATTCTCGATGGCTGTGAGTGGATTACCAAAAGAAATGTGGTCTACGACATGTTGTTGAACCGTTATCGCAGTTACGCAATACACAACTTTTTCCAGCTGGACGATATTTGTGCAGTATATGAATGgaataaaaatctgaaaaacgCGGGAACTAGTGAACAAAATGGATCGGATGAGAGCAAAGAAAAAT TGACCGAGGGTGATCCACACAGTCAGGAGCAAACTGCAGAAATCACTTCCCCGGAGGATCACATTGATGAGAAGATTAATTCCTCCTGTGGTAGAAGTGCAAAAGAAACTTACCTTTGCTTATCAAACATTTTGGAAGATCCGGTGTTGGATGCGATGATTCTAGACAACCTAGAACTAATATGTGACCCTAGACATTCATCCCACAGTCACATAAAAAAGCGAAACTCCAAGTACGTCTCGAAGCAAAAATTCCACTCATGGGGCGGTAAACGACAAGTAAGCAATGTTGTCGTTCCCTGGAACGGGAAGCAGCCCGAGAGCCCCCCATTCTTCTCATGGGCTGGTAAACGGCAAGATGGTACAGTCTTTTTCCCGTGGGGCGGCAAACGTAGTATTAGCAACGGACGAATCCAACGacagccgaaagtcgtcattcgAAATCCTTTCCATGCTTGGGGTGGAAAGCGTAACCAGCATACCGAGACACGTTTGTAA
- the LOC129729437 gene encoding zinc finger protein 782-like — translation MEIIPESCRLCLSNNVSTHPIYERLSLAEIVELLQDTLGIQISNSEEYTNVCNECEMKTKLMHTICSEFRTSDKLFCTFLEQKRASQGIPLSDETKDAINIVTVMPLEPLVEEPTFIVTEDNSPNGTIESRTNSEIVTGASHYYSSSDDDDGANNEYIDDVDLPFNDPDYLSEDEKFLDSKMVSCYICEKFAGSETLLSEHLSEQHSSLLPYYCDRCLIGLEDLLAVNSHYRSHEFPLGCLFCEEVFTNDEDLILHQESCIGYKCQQCACHFQFLQNLKEHRCSASKSIRMRNINKMIGSRRHRANFIPQTCGMCNEDFEKNYQLAKHFEREHNDFRLQLYKCDICPQKFTVLLAARIHRLTHKKDCVTMKPRKIPAVERNDCTICDRVFKFNKELLAHMESDHADAGMEFHQCLKCDKKFTSEAKLLKHDYNTHQGKQPQFFCSYCGRVFNKKLGLKDHENVHRGVKAYHCQDCNKDFTYKSTYDRHMQVVHSDAKQFTCEYCHKSFKRKPTLKVHLRLHTGEKPYQCEFCSRRFVDPSSFHKHKAKEHGWKSSY, via the exons ATGGAAATTATTCCTGAATCATGCCGCTTGTGCTTGTCAAACAATGTGTCTACCCATCCAATATACGAGCGGCTAAGTTTAGCAGAAATCGTAGAGCTTTTGCAAGACACCCTTGGCATTCAG ATAAGCAATTCAGAAGAGTATACTAATGTATGTAACGAATGTGAAATGAAGACCAAACTCATGCATACAATTTGTTCTGAATTTCGGACATCGGATAAGCTCTTTTGCACCTTTTTAGA gCAGAAACGAGCTTCTCAGGGTATACCATTGTCGGACGAAACGAAAGATGCAATCAACATTGTAACGGTGATGCCTCTAGAACCGCTTGTCGAAGAACCTACTTTCATCGTTACGGAAGATAATTCACCAAATGGGACCATTGAATCGAGAACGAATTCAGAAATTGTAACTGGCGCCTCTCATTATTATAGCAgcagcgacgacgacgacggggcAAACAATGAGTATATCGATGATGTAGACCTCCCTTTCAATGATCCCGATTATTTGAGTGAAGATGAAAAATTCCTAGATTCAAAAATGGTTAGCTGTTACATTTGCGAAAAGTTTGCCGGCAGTGAAACATTGCTTTCCGAGCATTTAAGCGAACAGCACAGCTCTTTGCTACCATATTATTGCGACAGGTGTCTCATAGGACTAGAGGATTTGTTAGCTGTGAACTCTCACTATCGAAGCCACGAATTTCCTTTAGGGTGCTTGTTTTGCGAAGAAGTATTTACGAATGATGAAGATTTAATATTGCATCAAGAATCCTGCATAGGATACAAATGTCAACAATGCGCCTGCCATTTTCAGTTTTTACAAAACCTGAAGGAGCATAGATGTTCAGCCAGTAAGTCGATTCGTATGCGCAATATAAACAAAATGATTGGAAGTCGCCGACATCGAGCCAATTTCATACCACAAACCTGTGGAATGTGTAAtgaagattttgaaaaaaactatCAGCTAGCAAAACATTTCGAAAGGGAACACAACGATTTCCGTCTACAGTTATATAAATGTGACATTTGCCCGCAGAAATTTACTGTCTTACTGGCGGCTCGAATCCACCGTCTAACGCACAAGAAAGATTGTGTTACAATGAAACCACGCAAAATTCCTGCCGTAGAGCGTAACGATTGCACAATTTGTGATCGTGTGTTCAAATTTAACAAAGAACTTTTGGCTCATATGGAATCCGATCATGCTGATGCAGGAATGGAGTTTCATCAATGTCTAAAGtgcgataaaaaatttacttcggAAGCAAAACTTCTGAAGCATGACTACAACACGCATCAAGGGAAACAGCCgcaatttttttgttcatattgTGGTCGAGTGTTTAACAAAAAGTTAGGGCTCAAGGATCACGAAAATGTTCACCGAGGCGTAAAAGCTTATCACTGCCAAGATTGCAATAAG GATTTCACCTATAAAAGTACTTACGATCGTCACATGCAGGTCGTTCATAGCGATGCTAAACAATTTACTTGTGAATATTGTCATAAAAG TTTTAAGCGGAAACCAACTCTAAAAGTTCATCTGAGACTACATACGGGCGAGAAGCCGTACCAATGTGAATTCTGTAGCAGAAGATTTGTAGATCCCAGTTCGTTTCACAAACATAAAGCGAAGGAACATGGATGGAAATCAAGCTACTGA